DNA from Balaenoptera musculus isolate JJ_BM4_2016_0621 chromosome 4, mBalMus1.pri.v3, whole genome shotgun sequence:
GGAGTTAACAGAAAATAACTAGCTTATGAAAAAAGGACATTATTTTTAGGTCAGCTGTACCCTGTTCCCTTTCAAAAGTCCCTTGATTAATGAGTTCATTTTCCTTGGAATATACCGTTTATCTCTGCTGAGCAAATGCAAACTTGCCTTTCTGTGGTTGGCTTTGGAGCCCACAAGATAATTAAAGGGCAATGCTAAATGAAAGCTTGTCCGTGCTCAGAAGTTCAAGAGGTGGGTGGGTGGCAGTAGGCTGGAGAAAATGAGCCTATAGGACTGTGCCTCTGTCCAGAGTGCCCAGATTACTAACATCAATAAGCCCTGGAGGAAGAGACATAAGGTAAAGGAAGACGAGTACGGTTGACGTGGCCAGACTGGCAGCAGGGTTCTCTGATGTATCAAAGAATGACTTAGACGAAAGCTATAAGGTGTGGCTGGAAAGGATCACTGTGGAAAAGAACTACAGAATTACTCGCTAGAAGATGCAGAGGAGTCTGCTTTTCGGGCAAAAAGTAACACAAAGATTATGAGTAAAGAAGGGGGAGtaggagaaagaaagatgaacaaaaaagaaaaagaaaaggaaacagaacagaaatgagaaaaatgtgacacaagaaggaaaaggaagaaaaatggtggaaagaaggaaggaaggaaggaaggaaggaaggaaggaaggaaaggagagggagggaaggaagaaaaaagagcaagggaggaaaaaaggaaaggaaagaggaaggaaggattggaggaggggagagagagagaaagacagggagacagagggagacagaggaatgaaagaaatagaaatcaagaAGAAAGCCTGATGCAAGATCCTGCCGAGAGGACTCATTACAGgcaaaataagtgaaagaaacttGTGTTTGGTGTTGTCTTACCTCCCTTGCATTCTTATTTACTGAGCCTCTTCTTATCCCTTGTCCAGTATTCTTGGTGTGCGTGAACTCTCATTTTAACATTCCTAATAACCCTGTCTAAGTTTGTCATTTCCCTTCTAAAACTACCACCAAGTGTGCCATCCTCCAAAGTTACCCCTTATTCCTAATTCTCAATTCTTGATCTCAGCTAAGCATCAGTTAAGAAGAAAGGAATCTTGTCAAACTAAACCTCTTGGATTTTAAAAGAATGCTTATTATTCAGTTAAATTCCTAGTAGGCATCAGGAATGAAGAACATCTGCTGCATGTCTCCTTATCAATCCTGACACAGCTACACTGAAACAAAATGAGAGGGACCCCCATAACTGGCTCCAGCTTAGCCCAATCTGGCTTTGTCCTTAGATCCAAAAATACTAAAGCTGTTAGAGACCCTAGAGATGATCTACTTCACACTTCTGGTGCAGATAAATAAACTCTGGTACAGAGTGGACAGGACTCTTCTAGGGTCACATGACTGCTAATTGCAAAGCCAGGTCTGAACCACATCAGTGCTTATGGAGAACTTATCCTCACTATGGTCCTTAATTTACTCTTGTTGACAACAGTATTTGTCAGGGCAAAGATAACTCCAGGTAGAGATTCAACATAGTCCTATGAACTCTCCAAATAACAGTAACCCCAGTTACAGTAGACATGAAAGGCCAAGTGTCCTCTCATGAGCCTTTCTGGGGTTAGGATCCTGAAAAACTAGGCACTACCACTACATTCCAAACATTCTGCAAGATAACATTTCAAGCCAGAGACAATGTATTCTCAGAGACTCTCACCAAAGAGAGTGAGGCAGGCTATTCCTGAGATCTTCCCAGAACCAAAGGTATTGAAGAGGCACTTGTAACACCCTTCATCTTCCAAGGTGGTATTCCAGAAGGTAATGGTTGAGCTCATGAGTCCCAGCTGGGTGATGTTTATCTTGTCCTTATAGGCAGGCTGGACCACAACCCCATGGTTCTGGCTAAAGGTGATCATGTTTTCTGGGCTTACAGCCTTGATTTTTTGCCATGTCACAATCAGAACTTCCTGGGGATTTTGCAGAGAGCATCTTAAAGAAGCAGGTGTGTTCAGCAACTCTCTTACATCTTGGGTCTCCACTTTCAtcatggaatcataaaaaaacatttatattttaaattttaatacatacACAAGTATACattttttgattaaaaacaaTGCACGTTCAAAGTCAAATTtagaaaagatacagaaaaatgcaaaaaaagaaaacaacatttaCCTACCTTCCTGATGTTGCTAGAGAAATATAAgttcaaatatttgttcagtcTTTAAGAGTAGCagagtagaaaaataagaaagcaaactcCCAGTGACCAGAAATTACATGAAGAATCCCTGTAGGCTGGAAATTAGGTGAAGTGAGGTTGAAGATGGAAAGTGCCAAATAGGATAGAAGCATCACCAAGTGAGTTTATGCCTGGAGCAGTAACAGCTAGGAATAAGAAAGGGCCAATGGACAATAGGCAGAGTGATTAGTTTAAGTGAAGAAGGTATAGCAGCTCTATACATTCCACACACATACCTGCAAGGGAAGGAGCAGCAGTAGTGATGTCTGCCTTCAGGAAGCAGTGGTGAATATAGGAACACAAGATAGAGAGATATACAGGACAGTGCTCCAGGAGGCTGATAGTACCAGAGAGATTTGACCACCAAATGACAATCTACACATTCCCCCATTTTTAGTGTATGCAGTGCAGAATATAAGGCATGGCAATAATTTCTTCCCCCTCCAATGCTGGCTAGTCATATTGATACGATAGATGACTCAATGGGAGATCTCAATAAAACAAATAGCCAAACATTTGAGAAAGTTAACATAATGATAGAGGAATAATAAACTCTACAAACCCAAGAACTCACCAAATGAATAAAGATatcataaataaacattttgatgTGAATAAATGTGATATCTTAAGTGTGAAAAGGAACCAGCACTGTAAATAGTAGAAACCAGAGAtgcagaaaatgagaaatgtaaaCTCTTAACAGACTTAGCAGAATAAATATCACTGAAGAGTAAATTAGTAAGTAGGAAGACCAGGTCATAGAATTTTTCCAGAATGTGGCACAAAGGGATAAAGATATAgaaaggattaaagaaaaattcaaagacTAGAATGTTTCAGCATGAGTccagtaagaattttaaaaggagagaaaggggagaataGAAGACAAAAACACTGTAaggaacaaaaatgtatttttcaaaatgataaaaggaggaatctaaaataagacatACCAATCATGAAACTTCATGCACCTAACAACATAactctgaaatatataaaaagctaatagaactacaaagaaaaatccaTAAATCCATAATCATAATGGGAGAGTTTTTCATTGTTCCCTTGgaattttcatttccatatattaaaaaaataagtaaagcaaTAAAACCAAATATAAGGATATAGagcatttgaaaaacaaatttttatatataaattattatatatgtatgtgtagtATGTGCATATGAGCATGTATTTGTAAACTTTTAcccaaaagaaaacatacaatcTTTTCAAACAACATGTGGAACATACCCCAAAACTGAACTTGAAATAGTATACAAAAAAATGACCTTGAACTCTGTccataatgcaataaaattagaaatttacatGCTTCTTTTAACTCCTTAATTACACCAGAAATCATAACAAGAATTATAAATCACTATGAATGACAATAagaatatcatatattaaaatcTGTAGAAATTTacaaagcagttctcagagggaaatATTTAATCCTAACTTAATTTACTGGGAAACAAGAAAGattgaagaaaatgaatacacacaGATATCCAAAATTCCCACCCCACCCAAGAAATGATAAAAGGAGTGAATTAATAAAGTTAAAGGcacaaattaataaaatgctacacaaaattttgaattaaaacaccaaaatctgttatttttttttaagactaataACACAGATAAACTGTCTagagtaattagaaaaaaagaaggcagcataaacaaacaaacaatatccACTCAACAACATCAAGAATGAAAAGATGGGCATAGCAACAAATACAAATTGGAACCCGCAAGTGTTGCATAATTCCAATTTTAGTGAGGTGTACTCTTGGTAGATGTGAAAAGTTCTGGGGGGAATACCGGTTGTTAGGACTGGAGTTTCCAAAAGGTTTGTTGAGATTTTTCAGAGTAGAGATCTGAAGAAATTGCTGCTTTTAGAATAGAGAGTAGAAAAGGGATCAAAACTAGAGTTTTAACTTCTTGGGTAACTTTTCCCTTTGACTAATAATTTAGTGGAAAGCTTACAATTCTTCGCTGCATATATGAAACTCCATTTAGGGTTGGTAAATCCTGTGTTGTACATGGTATGAAGTTTCCCTTTCCTACCCCTGTGAAGGCTGATGTAGTACAACATCACGCGGAAGGTGATAAAAGGCCAGCAGCAAAGTGAGGTGTGGTCTCCTATGGAACCGAGGAGAAGGGACTGGCACAAGTAGGAAATTCAGCAGATGAGTGGAGAGCATAGgtgtatgttttatataataGACTATGTGAACCTATGTAACCtccatatttcattatttttagtatttttctgtaAGAGGGACACACCCAAATTTAAGGCTTATTACCAGACTACCTTCCCAAAAGGCCATATTCATTCACACTCCCTTAGGCATTCCCATATCTTTACAAACATagggaattattattttaaacattattcaaTTTGATAGGTGAAAAATGATATCTTAATTTAGGAAGAATTTTTTCATGTCTGGTTTTATCTATGAAAAGTTTCTTAATATTAAAGTCTTTGGAAACATTGGAAAAAATGTGGAAGGCAGAAAGAACCACTCTCAGTCAGCCAAACAAATTACACATTTAAATAATTCATGGAGACAGATGAACTAACACAGCACAAACAAGAGTGGCCAAATGTCTCCACTCCAAAAACTGTGTTTCCTGGATTCCATGCAGGGGAATTGAGTATCTTTACCTTGTGCCCTGCATAACATCATGGCAGCCAAGAACCAAATCAGTTGGAAGGTAGACAGATGACAGAAGAGCCTCCTCAACACCTGAAGACAGAAAGCAAAGTACAGAAATGGGCGTTTGGATGTGGACAAAGCTAAGGAAGCTTCAATCTAATCGCTGTTTCAGGAAATGTTGCAGCTAAAGTTTTAACCACCGGAAACCTTTGGTTTTGTGGAAGCAGAACCAGAGGCtataaatggaagaaataacaGAGGGTGCTCAGGATATGGGAAGGGAAAAGCAGCAGTGTGGTTCCTTCATTATGGCCATCAATAAGCAATTTGAGGCCTTGCCTCCAAAGCCACCACTGTCAAGACTGCTGGGAAAACAAACTGCCATAAGTATACCCAGAGAACATAGAGACTGCAAATGCTGAAGAACATTCACTCCCCCAAATAATCCACGTctgttaatattaaaaatgtaactcAGATTGTAATCGCTTGGCAGAATATGTGACTGCTGAGGTAGATTTTCCTACAAATTCTGCACagtttatgtaaattttaccttttaaaaaccagtaatggctttattttttcgtcactgctttattttcatgtgtctggCAGAAATCCTTGGCCTTTTTACAAATCATGGTGGTATTTAAGGGAATATTATTCTGGGTATAATTTTGTTACAAAATGAGAGAGTAGAATGGAGACAGAATAACTTTACTCTGCAGCAGCCCCATGGCTGGCTTTGGTCTACGTTAGTGTGTTCACTGTAAGGGGGTACAAGCAAGGAATGTAaattttccctatattttttcctatattctatatttttctataattgagGTGTGTAAGAAATATAGGTTTCTCCgtatttttctttaactgaacttaatttttatttcatgctGCCATTCCAACTAGAGGTAGAGACTTAATTTCAGTCAATATCACATACTCTCTGTCAGTTTAGCCCACCAACACTTCACAATTGTCCCAAACTCTGGCACTGCATCCACAGTCCTGGGAATGCCAAGCTGTGGGACAGGACCATTAACCCTTGGTTACAACCATCTATCCATGCTGGCACTGTGTTTCCCTCAAGTCATCCTGGTCATCGGTATGTACAATTAAATCTTGTGCTTACAGGATGTTCTCTCATGTTTCCCGATTCTCCAGATTCTGTGCTCCTGGATTCTTCTGTGCTGAACAAAGGAGAATTCTACAAGGCTCTCTGACTAGACTCCCATGTGTCTGTCCATCTCTGTTTTACAGTTCCCTTGCCATGATGGGCAGGCTTTCCTCTTCCCACAGTTCCCCGCAAGAAAGCAAGGCACAggtgttttctgttctttgattTCAACACCTACCTGTAAGTTCTATTCACCACCATCCTGGACTCCCTACTCCTGGGGGCCAGGCACAGAGCATCCTTTTCAGGACACAAACCAACACTATTCAGTCCCTCTTTGCTCTCCCAGCCTAGGGTTAAAGAAGCTGCTTCCTCCATCACTTTGTATTCTTCCCATCAACTTTTTCTGGGATGAAGGCCTGTCCTTGATCTTTCAGCATTTAGGCTTTTAAAACTCAAATGCTTAGGCTCTTGCTATTTCAATACTTTGGCttctgagtgtccatcaacagatgaatggataacgaagatgtggcacatatatacaatggaatattactcagccataaaaagaaacgaaattgagttatttgtagtgaggtggatggacgtagagtctgtcatacagagtgaagtaagtcagaaagagaaaaacaaataccgtatgctaacacatatatatggaatctaaaaaaaaaaaaaaaatggtcatgaagaacctaggggcaggacaggaataaagatgcagacgtagagaatggacttgaggatatggggagggggaagggtaagctggtacaaagtgagagagtggcatggacatatatacactaccaaacataaaatagatagctagtgggaagcagacgcatagcacagggagatcagctcggtgctttgtgaccacctagaggggtgggatagggaggatgggagggagggagatgcaagagggaagagatatggggacatatatatatgtataactgattcactttgttataaagcagaaactaacacaccattgtaaagaaattacacttcaataaagatgttaaaaaaaaaaaaaactttggctTCTGACACTAAAAAGTTTTCTTTGGCATTCTAATTCCACACCATCATGCCACATGGAAATCCAGGCTCTAGCAAAGGCTGTGATGAGGAATGCAAATAGTTTGGCTTTCAGAGTAAAAATCTGTCTTTCAGGATAAGAGAGAAAGCAGACACACACCAAAACACAAGATGCACGAACTGGGGGCCAGCAATGTTTAAGAAACAGAAGCACAGTGATTGAGGCAAAGGGAATTAGAAAGAAAGCTTTGCTATTAATTATATACACATTTCCTCTGGCTGACTTGAGTTCAGGCTAGCACCAATACTAGATGTGTAAGCTAGGACAAATCATTTTACCTCtctgaaatgcagaaaaaaaaataatagtaccaACCTACTCTCTGTTAAAAAGACTAAATGAGATAGTATATGTAAAGCTCCTAGAACAGTGACTGATACAAATAAGCACTAAATCAATGTTGCTGTTATCTCTTTGGGTTACTATGAGAATTAATTAagcatttaaagtatttaatacaGTGCCTAAGGTATGGTAAAAGCCAATATGTGTTAGgtagtttaaaaaattcattaatcaGATCACACAATAATGGAAATAGAGAAGTCCATTTATAACCTTTGTCAAGAGGGCCAGGGTTCACAGGCCTGGGTCTTACCTGACAGCTGCCCATCTACACTGCCCCTATACATACCTCTTACCTGAAAATTTCTAGGTCCAAATCCTGACCCTGCCACATACAGTCACATGGACTTGGaaaacttaacctctctgcctgtttctttatttgtaaaattgggTAATAACTCCTCCTTTGAAGGATAGTGGTGAAGATTAAGAGCAcctggcactcagtaaacactAGCTCTCAGGCCACCATTCTCCTTTGTTaaggaaaagagtgaaataactggctgtgtgatcctGCCAATAaactatatacacacaaaaaaattacttCAGGCATTACttgtatttagattttattttttattattttaatcaattaccaatgtaaatgaaaatcctctccttccttcattttgtcATATACACAGGtcctgaataaacaaaatgtctgTCTCTCGCGGATACCCTGGGTTTTAACCCTGATTTATCCAATCCTTTATGGCTTCCCAAGGCAAAGGCCCAGAGGATGCAGAAAGAGGCTGGAGCATCACAGAGGGGGCCAGCTCTCCTGGAGAGCCTGAGCCTGAAATTCTGAGACCGCACCCCAGGGTTCAGGGCCAAAACCGAGCCAATACAGGACCCTCTATCCCCGCCGCCAGCGCCCGCCTCCCAGCCCAGTTCCTGTCTGAGAATGTCGAGGATCTTCGGAGAAGCGTCTCCGGAGCCTGCGCCTGGCAGCATCCTTTTTCCAGAGCACCGGAACGCCAGGAATGGCCTGTAAACCACCCTTTGGAAGGCAAAATCCGCTTCTCAGCAAGGTTAAGGGCTGAGAGGAAAGCGCTAGCAGAAATCCCACCTCCGAACCAGACTGGGGAAAGCCGCAGCCCGGCGCTCTCAGCCCGCCACCGCCCCAGGGCCACCGGAGCGATGTCGCCCACCCTGCGCCCTCTTTCCCACGCCTGGCCCGGCTCACCAGCCACTCCATCCTCGCTCCTGGCCGCGCGGGGTGTTTGGCTTCAGCTGGGAAGCCCGGAGGGATCTCACACCGGACCAGACAGAGCTCCTCCAGTTCTGTGGAGCAAGGATGCGCCCCGCCAGCGCCTGCGGAGAGCTGCCTCACTCCTCCTCCGACACAAatacccctcctccccacccccgccccgccccccaagcAGAGGCGTGAAGGCCAGTTTTTCCAGTGCACTTGTaggggataaaataaaataaatagtactCCTCTTTTCCCATCTTCAAAACGATTCGCAGTTTTCAGAGGTGGCAACTGGGGAAACAGAAAATGTCTGAAAAAATATACACCGTTTCCATTTTCATTGtgcagacagagaaaggaaacgGAGAGGTGGGAAGACATGAATTGTTTCACTGCGTTGGCGCTTGGAGGAATGGCAATCTACTCTGTGGAGCTGGCAAGTACGAAATGATTTTTGAGAAATGTTACACAGTTTCCACAATTACCACCTCGGaaaatccaaatattttgaaGCTGAATTTAACCAATAGACACTTtacaaaacaaatgtatatttttatctaGAACCAAATTATATATTGAAGCCATCAATGCTGTAATGATCTCTCCATTCATGATGTGACtgggtttttttctctatgtgaggagttttctttcatttgtattgATGATGAGGATTCTTCTCATTTTAACAAGTTCTGGAGTTCTTGGCTCTTAGACAAACAAAGAAAGACGAACAGATCAATGAAGTGTTCAATTCCTAAagccttttctgttttcctaacaCCACCCCTCTGACAAGGTGCTGGGACAGAGCTTTTACCTAAGGATCCATGGGGCTGTAAATTCCAGGGCGGTAACTAAAATAATGACTGATTttcagaaaaacacaaacatattgaAAGGACTAAAATATTCATGGAGTGCCAAACAGGATACATAAAAGAAAGCCAATTTATAGACATAGTGGAATTAAGATcaaattaaggaaattgaaagaaaattcttaaaGCTTCAAAAATGACAAGTAGAAACACCAAGAAAGAGCATCaaagtgactttattttttatttttttaaacagctgtgttttatttaattaattaattattattatttttatttttagctgcattgtgtcttcattgctgcgcgcaggctttctctagttgccgtgagcgggggctactcttcgttgtggtatgcgggcttctcattgcagtggcttctcttgcggagcacgggctctaggcgtgcgggcttcagtagttgcagcatgcaggctcagtagttgcagcacacgggctctagggcgtgtgggcttcagtagttgtcgtgcatgggctcagtagttgtggctcacgggctctagagcacaggctcagtagttgtgactcacaggcttagttgctccgcagcatgtgggatcttcccagaccagggatcgaacccgtgtcccctgcattggcaggcggattctcaacaactgtgcaaccagggaagtccccaaagtgaCTTTAAATTTCACAAGGTAGTGCTGGATGCAAGAAGGCAATGAGTtaactttcaaaatattgaagaaaaataactttgaattctactttatcttttataaatattgttacaaaggtatatttaaaaaatactttgaattttttGATTAAATATGTTATTCATAGAGGAAAGTGCATACATCATAACTACCCAATATGAATCGTCATAGAGTAAACATACTTGCATAGCCAGAAGCAGATAAAAAACTGACTATTCCCAGCTCACCAGAAACTGTCCTACTCTCTTTGCCTACCCTTCCTGTCACTGCCACCTTCCCACCACTCTTACTTTCAACATCATAGACTAGACTTGCCTGTTCGTAAACTTTGTATAAATGGCATCATAGAGTATGTCCTCATTTGTATCTGGGTTCTTTCACTCAACAGATTTgaaaaattcatccatgttattgcatgtaGTTGTGGTTCATTCATTCTCACTGCTGTATACTATCCCATTCTTTAAATgccacatttatttatctattctgcTGTTACTAgacatttgtttgtttccattttggggttatttttaatAGTGGTGTTATAAACATTCTTATACATGGCTTTTCCTAAACACATGTACACCATGCTGttagattattttttgtttttgccagttttatctttttctatcactttactttaaaattttctctattgtttttcccCCCCAAGTATATAGATGATATTTTGCAGatgatattttgacattttaataaatctACTGAAAGACTCTGTCCTAAATTTTATtaccaaaatattataaaatgacaggataaaaaaaagattttgttaaGCATATAAATCTCAGAAAATTTATTACATCAAGACtctccttgaaaatattttcaaaagaagtattctagaaaaaagaaaaattaatccaGGAGGATGCTACATAGAAAGATATGCAGAAAGGGTAAATAAACTCATCAAAACTTATAACTGCCTAGAAAAAGCAAGATCCCCAAAATTGTATGTTTATAATTCAATAATTCAAATGTGCATGGAAGGGGGTAAGAGGTTAGATAATAAGATTATGACAGGTAGGTGAGAATTATGCCAAGATGTGTAtgtttaagaaataaacattaaaatataagttCTTAGTAAGTTAAGGCAGAACACCAGAAGAATAGCATAAAATATGATTCAAACTAGCAAAAGAATATTTAACCTAGTGAAAGACAGcataggagaaaagagaaaaatgttaccAGTATGAAATGtgaaagtcaaaaataaaatggaaaaaatgttctATTATATTAGCATTTATGACATATACAAATAAGCTAAAAACACAAAAGATAGAGACTTGGGATGCAGAAGAGTGaacaaaagaggggaaaaaaaaatccctgccatCATGGAGCATAAACATTGTTCAaaaattctttggaaaagaagaaatgtgcTTATATAATTAAACACTttgcaagaaaggaaaaatatgtttaaaattcttGGACAAATTTAAAGGAGCACTCAGAGCTAATTTATCacctgaaatatatatatcagctaccaatgttgagcaaaagaagcaaaCAGTGAACTCAACAAAATAAGAAGGACAGATACAATAAAACTAcaggcaaaaatcaataaaaaggaacaaaattgaataaacataaaaggatttttttcctagaGATTGATTGAACAAAACTATGGCAAAATTtactaagaaaaatagaaaataaaaagaaacaatatagaaTGAAAGTTAGAAATAATACTGgtataacaaat
Protein-coding regions in this window:
- the LOC118894911 gene encoding OX-2 membrane glycoprotein-like isoform X1, with translation MEWLVLRRLFCHLSTFQLIWFLAAMMLCRAQVETQDVRELLNTPASLRCSLQNPQEVLIVTWQKIKAVSPENMITFSQNHGVVVQPAYKDKINITQLGLMSSTITFWNTTLEDEGCYKCLFNTFGSGKISGIACLTLFVQPTVFLHYKLSEDHLNITCSANARPAPMISWKVSGSEIENSTEILSHPNGTTSVTSILQIKDPKSQVGKDVICQVLHLGTVTDYRETVNKGFWFSVPLLLSIVSLVILLVLISILLYWKHRRNQDRES